The Colias croceus chromosome 11, ilColCroc2.1 genome has a segment encoding these proteins:
- the LOC123695584 gene encoding sodium-independent sulfate anion transporter-like: MEAQEITLTKKKSGGGWLAQCKRRLPILEWAPKYDRTNAIADLIAGITLGLTLVPQSIAYASLANLPVQYGLYSAFMGTMLYMFLGTVKEVSIGPTSLMALLTLQICRGLPIEFVVLLTFLSGCVVFIMGLLKLGFLVDIISPSVTSAFTSATAVTIIVAQLKGLLGLSFIAESLVENLSFIMKNWLSVRWTDCALGASCCTVLLSLRKLKDIKVNPKKYRLKKVLWMISIARNALVVGIASTVAYCTYNPEKLLFKLSGRVEPGLPQVSLPPFSAVMNNQTLGFMEMIDHLGSGLIIVPVVMVLANIAIAKAFSPGGRIDATQEMVTLGLCNVAGSFVHAMPTCGAFTRSAVSHSSGVRTPAAGFYSGLITLLALNFLTQYFFFIPKACLSSVLICAVVFMIDINVVFNLWKGSKRELAIWFLTFMVGVWKSLELSVLVGAMAGLAVLVKDVMQSPVDMTQVKANSGDVIRVSVRRALVYANAERFAAIVLTTASAAGCPVLIDCSSIALCDYTATQVISRLIKKFKEMKLQLVFYSASPDSLKWLESIPELDKRALNTKKVQEALDAVATRNPDADDETSALLDKKPKNEEIV, translated from the exons ATGGAGGCGCAAGAAATTACGTTAACGAAGAAGAAGTCGGGGGGAGGATGGTTGGCGCAATGTAAGAGAAGATTGCCAATACTAGAGTGGGCTCCGAAATATGATCGAACAAATGCTATAGCGGATTTGATAGCCGGGATTACGCTCGGATTGACGCTCGTGCCGCAAAGTATAGCGTACGCTTCGCTCGCTAATCTCCCGGTGCAGTATGGACTGTATTCCGCGTTTATGG gtACAATGCTATACATGTTCCTGGGTACCGTGAAGGAGGTATCTATAGGGCCCACTAGTTTGATGGCCCTGCTTACTCTGCAAATATGCCGTGGCCTGCCGATCGAATTTGTGGTGCTCTTGACCTTCTTGTCCGGTTGTGTCGTCTTCATCATGGGATTGTTAAAACttg GTTTCCTAGTCGACATAATATCACCATCCGTGACAAGTGCGTTCACATCAGCAACTGCTGTGACGATCATAGTGGCTCAACTCAAGGGTCTATTGGGACTGAGCTTTATCGCAGAATCCCTTGTAGAGAATCTATCGTTTATAATGAAGAATTGGTTGTCTGTGCGGTGGACGGATTGTGCTCTTGGTGCTTCGTGCTGTACTGTTTTGCTGTCTTTACGG AAACTAAAAGATATCAAGGTAAATCCAAAGAAATACAGGTTGAAAAAAGTATTATGGATGATATCGATCGCCCGGAATGCATTAGTCGTTGGCATCGCATCTACAGTCGCTTATTGCACTTACAATCCAGAAAAACTGCTCTTCAAATTATCTG GTCGAGTAGAACCAGGTCTACCACAAGTGAGTCTGCCTCCATTTAGCGCAGTGATGAACAACCAGACGCTAGGTTTTATGGAAATGATAGACCACCTGGGATCTGGATTGATCATAGTGCCTGTGGTTATGGTACTCGCTAATATTGCCATCGCTAAGGCATTTT CTCCCGGAGGTCGTATAGACGCAACTCAAGAGATGGTAACTCTTGGACTATGTAATGTGGCCGGTTCGTTTGTCCACGCGATGCCAACCTGTGGAGCGTTCACAAGATCAGCTGTATCACACTCGTCTGGAGTTAGGACTCCTGCTGCTGGGTTTTATTCAG GTTTAATAACTCTATTGGCTTTGAACTTCTTGACGCAATACTTCTTCTTCATTCCGAAAGCATGCCTATCTTCCGTACTAATATGTGCTGTAGTTTTTATG atagaCATAAACGTAGTATTCAACCTCTGGAAGGGCAGTAAGCGGGAGCTAGCCATCTGGTTCCTAACCTTCATGGTTGGAGTGTGGAAGAGTCTGGAACTTTCCGTGTTAGTAGGCGCCATGGCGGGGCTAGCAGTACTGGTGAAGGATGTTATGCAGTCGCCCGTTGATATGACGCAAGTTAAG GCAAACAGCGGTGACGTCATCCGCGTATCCGTCCGTCGCGCGCTAGTATACGCGAACGCGGAACGATTTGCCGCTATCGTTCTGACCACGGCCTCGGCAGCTGGCTGTCCCGTACTCATCGATTGTTCTAGCATCGCTCTCTGTGATTATACTGCTACTCAG GTGATATCCCGCTTAATAAAGAAGTTCAAAGAAATGAAACTACAACTAGTTTTCTACAGCGCCTCACCAGACAGTCTCAAATGGTTGGAAAGTATTCCTGAACTCGATAAAAGAGCCTTAAATACCAAAAAAGTTCAGGAAGCCCTGGATGCTGTAGCTACCAGGAACCCTGACGCTGATGATGAGACAAGTGCCCTGTTGGATAAGAAGCCAAAGAATGAagaaattgtatga
- the LOC123695586 gene encoding uncharacterized protein LOC123695586 isoform X2 → MVSEGVPVDLYIYDLTNGLASVLSPTIIGRKIEGVWHTSIVVFEREYFYGASGITSCAPGSTQLGAPLQVERLGSTFVPFQVFNEYIEGLATSTYNGSAYHLLEHNCNSFSEEVAQFLCGGHVPKHIISQAERDLPAPLRMALTSMLGQLVPGGTQAVYANGVRHSRQDSPEYLTLNNQIEEARIVSQELDAKRNTIAEKVARKERKKEKKRKKLREQGGTGDDADEMAEAVEAVEPREPVSLAGPSSRDLEVEAEERRAEEQKKRSRDPPVVYRDIDGAQEFEAFAKNLEGVELSPEEKQSLDELQQYLVQGEGSWVLGDDFLSFIGRILSDPSISSSARISVLRCLAASALRDDVSLVLHQDRRQHALLGYALGIDALPLEEQHALALFMCNLFENTSSSEWLLYISEWEHRGHALSNIRVTTKVCVQCMLSEQTELRECGTALLYNIASKEVKTVVFDEVCVELAMAALQLTQWAPAEEHLWRTMTALARLAQHSAEVPQLIAIVGPDPSAYRGTSARVDEQIDLIMKKVK, encoded by the exons ATGGTTTCGGAAGGTGTACCAGTAGATCTTTACATTTACGACCTGACTAATGGACTGGCTTCAGTTTTATCACCAactataatag GTCGCAAAATCGAAGGTGTTTGGCATACGTCAATCGTGGTTTTCGAGCGGGAGTATTTCTATGGAGCGTCGGGAATCACTAGTTGTGCACCT GGGAGCACGCAGCTGGGCGCACCACTGCAAGTAGAAAGATTAGGATCTACATTTGTACCCTTTCAAGTTTTCAACGAGTATATAGAAGGACTCGCTACTTCAACGTATAA TGGTTCCGCGTACCACCTCCTAGAGCACAACTGCAACAGCTTCAGCGAGGAAGTGGCGCAGTTCCTGTGCGGCGGGCACGTGCCCAAGCACATCATCTCGCAGGCGGAACGGGATCTGCCGGCGCCATTGCGGATGGCCCTGACGTCCATGTTGGGGCAACTGGTCCCGGGGGGCACTCAG GCGGTGTATGCAAATGGAGTTCGCCACAGCCGTCAAGACAGTCCAGAATATCTAACGCTCAATAACCAAATCGAAGAAGCCAG GATAGTGTCTCAAGAACTAGACGCAAAGAGGAACACAATAGCAGAGAAGGTGGCGAGGAAGGAACGGAAAAAGGAGAAGAAACGGAAGAAGCTGCGCGAACAAGGCGGCACTGGGGATGATGCTGATG AAATGGCAGAAGCAGTAGAAGCCGTGGAGCCCAGAGAGCCAGTGTCCCTAGCTGGACCTAGCTCTCGGGACCTTGAAGTGGAGGCAGAGGAACGTCGTGCTGAAGAACAAAAGAAAAGGTCCAGGGATCCACCAGTTGTTTACAGGGATATTGAT GGCGCACAAGAATTTGAAGCGTTCGCGAAAAATCTAGAAGGTGTCGAACTTTCGCCTGAAGAAAAGCAAAGTCTTGATGAATTACAGCAGTACCTCGTTCAGGGTGAAGGTAGCTGGGTGCTTGGGGATgactttttaagttttattg GTCGCATCCTCTCCGACCCGAGCATCTCCAGTTCAGCTCGTATAAGCGTGCTCCGTTGTTTGGCCGCAAGTGCCCTGCGTGATGATGTGTCTCTAGTGCTGCATCAG GACAGACGTCAACACGCACTGCTGGGCTATGCACTTGGAATAGATGCTCTGCCTCTGGAGGAGCAACATGCTTTGGCTCTGTTT ATGTGCAATCTGTTTGAAAACACGTCGTCATCAGAATGGCTGCTGTACATCAGTGAATGGGAACATCGTGGACATGCGCTGTCGAATATCAGAGTTACTACTAAA GTATGCGTCCAATGCATGCTAAGCGAACAAACAGAGCTACGTGAGTGTGGAACAGCCCTACTATATAACATCGCCAGCAAGGAGGTAAAGACCGTG GTGTTCGACGAGGTATGCGTAGAGCTGGCAATGGCAGCTCTTCAGCTGACCCAATGGGCACCGGCTGAAGAACATCTCTGGCGTACTATGACTGCTCTGGCCAGACTCGCGCAGCACTCTGCTGAAGTGCCGCAGTTGATAGCAATAGTTGGCCCAGACCCAAGTGCTTACAG AGGTACGAGCGCTCGTGTAGACGAACAGATAGATTTAATCATGAAGAAAGTCAAGTAA
- the LOC123695586 gene encoding uncharacterized protein LOC123695586 isoform X1 has product MVSEGVPVDLYIYDLTNGLASVLSPTIIGRKIEGVWHTSIVVFEREYFYGASGITSCAPGSTQLGAPLQVERLGSTFVPFQVFNEYIEGLATSTYNGSAYHLLEHNCNSFSEEVAQFLCGGHVPKHIISQAERDLPAPLRMALTSMLGQLVPGGTQAVYANGVRHSRQDSPEYLTLNNQIEEARIVSQELDAKRNTIAEKVARKERKKEKKRKKLREQGGTGDDADEMAEAVEAVEPREPVSLAGPSSRDLEVEAEERRAEEQKKRSRDPPVVYRDIDGAQEFEAFAKNLEGVELSPEEKQSLDELQQYLVQGEGSWVLGDDFLSFIGRILSDPSISSSARISVLRCLAASALRDDVSLVLHQDRRQHALLGYAHGIDALPLEEQHALALFMCNLFENTSSSEWLLYISEWEHRGHALSNIRVTTKVCVQCMLSEQTELRECGTALLYNIASKEVKTVVFDEVCVELAMAALQLTQWAPAEEHLWRTMTALARLAQHSAEVPQLIAIVGPDPSAYRGTSARVDEQIDLIMKKVK; this is encoded by the exons ATGGTTTCGGAAGGTGTACCAGTAGATCTTTACATTTACGACCTGACTAATGGACTGGCTTCAGTTTTATCACCAactataatag GTCGCAAAATCGAAGGTGTTTGGCATACGTCAATCGTGGTTTTCGAGCGGGAGTATTTCTATGGAGCGTCGGGAATCACTAGTTGTGCACCT GGGAGCACGCAGCTGGGCGCACCACTGCAAGTAGAAAGATTAGGATCTACATTTGTACCCTTTCAAGTTTTCAACGAGTATATAGAAGGACTCGCTACTTCAACGTATAA TGGTTCCGCGTACCACCTCCTAGAGCACAACTGCAACAGCTTCAGCGAGGAAGTGGCGCAGTTCCTGTGCGGCGGGCACGTGCCCAAGCACATCATCTCGCAGGCGGAACGGGATCTGCCGGCGCCATTGCGGATGGCCCTGACGTCCATGTTGGGGCAACTGGTCCCGGGGGGCACTCAG GCGGTGTATGCAAATGGAGTTCGCCACAGCCGTCAAGACAGTCCAGAATATCTAACGCTCAATAACCAAATCGAAGAAGCCAG GATAGTGTCTCAAGAACTAGACGCAAAGAGGAACACAATAGCAGAGAAGGTGGCGAGGAAGGAACGGAAAAAGGAGAAGAAACGGAAGAAGCTGCGCGAACAAGGCGGCACTGGGGATGATGCTGATG AAATGGCAGAAGCAGTAGAAGCCGTGGAGCCCAGAGAGCCAGTGTCCCTAGCTGGACCTAGCTCTCGGGACCTTGAAGTGGAGGCAGAGGAACGTCGTGCTGAAGAACAAAAGAAAAGGTCCAGGGATCCACCAGTTGTTTACAGGGATATTGAT GGCGCACAAGAATTTGAAGCGTTCGCGAAAAATCTAGAAGGTGTCGAACTTTCGCCTGAAGAAAAGCAAAGTCTTGATGAATTACAGCAGTACCTCGTTCAGGGTGAAGGTAGCTGGGTGCTTGGGGATgactttttaagttttattg GTCGCATCCTCTCCGACCCGAGCATCTCCAGTTCAGCTCGTATAAGCGTGCTCCGTTGTTTGGCCGCAAGTGCCCTGCGTGATGATGTGTCTCTAGTGCTGCATCAGGACAGACGTCAACACGCACTGCTGGGCTATGCACATGGGATAGATGCACTGCCTCTGGAGGAGCAACATGCTTTGGCTCTGTTT ATGTGCAATCTGTTTGAAAACACGTCGTCATCAGAATGGCTGCTGTACATCAGTGAATGGGAACATCGTGGACATGCGCTGTCGAATATCAGAGTTACTACTAAA GTATGCGTCCAATGCATGCTAAGCGAACAAACAGAGCTACGTGAGTGTGGAACAGCCCTACTATATAACATCGCCAGCAAGGAGGTAAAGACCGTG GTGTTCGACGAGGTATGCGTAGAGCTGGCAATGGCAGCTCTTCAGCTGACCCAATGGGCACCGGCTGAAGAACATCTCTGGCGTACTATGACTGCTCTGGCCAGACTCGCGCAGCACTCTGCTGAAGTGCCGCAGTTGATAGCAATAGTTGGCCCAGACCCAAGTGCTTACAG AGGTACGAGCGCTCGTGTAGACGAACAGATAGATTTAATCATGAAGAAAGTCAAGTAA